In the genome of Cyclopterus lumpus isolate fCycLum1 chromosome 19, fCycLum1.pri, whole genome shotgun sequence, one region contains:
- the top2a gene encoding DNA topoisomerase 2-alpha, with product MAEPLKQTFENKPVEKTKKDAKRMSVERIYQKKTQLEHILLRPDSYVGSVEPVTQQMWVYDKEDGLNCRDVTFVPGLYKIFDEILVNAADNKQRDKSMSIIKINIDVENNTISVWNNGKGIPVVEHKVEKVYVPALIFGQLLTSSNYDDDEKKVTGGRNGYGAKLCNIFSTKFTVETSCKESKKTFKQTWYDNMGRTGDSHIKPFDGEEYTCITFMPDLAKFKMSTLDKDTVALMTRRAYDIAGSSKGVRVFFNGKRLPLTGFRNYVDMYVKDRVDELGAALIVVHEIVNERWEVCLTMSEKGFQQVSFVNSIATTKGGRHVDYVADQLVSKLIEVVKKKNKAGVAIKPFQVKNHLCLFVNCLVENPSFDSQTKENMTLQQKNFGSTCPLSDKFIKQATSCGIVESIMNWVKFKAQTQLNKKCSSVKHSKIKGVPKLDDANNAGGKDSIGCTLILTEGDSAKTLAVSGLGVIGRDNYGVFPLRGKMLNVREATLKQIMENAEINSIIKIIGLQYKKNYSSPESLKSLRYGKIMIMTDQDQDGSHIKGLLINFIHHNWPSLLRHNFLEEFITPIIKASHKKTQLSFYSIPEYLAWKESQPNHKSWRTKYYKGLGTSTSQEAKEYFSDMQRHRIPFKYSGPEDDEAITLAFSKKKVDERKVWLTNFMVNRRQRRAHNLPEEYLYSQSTKSLSYNDFVNKELVLFSNSDNERSIPCLVDGLKPGQRKVLFSCFKRNDKREVKVAQLAGSVAEMSAYHHGEVSLMMTIVGLAQNFVGSNNLNLLQPQGQFGTRLHGGKDSASPRYIFTMLSPLARLLFPTVDDNLLKYNVDDNQRVEPEWYLPIIPTVLVNGAEGIGTAWASKIPNYDVREIVGNIHRMLNGDEPLPMLPSYKGFKGTIEQVMDNQFINTGEVAIIDSTTIEISELPVKTWTQVYKENVLEPMLNGTEKVPPLITDYKEYHTDTTVRFIVKMTTEKLSEAEAAGLHKVFKLQQTLTCNSMVLFDHAGSLNKYESVQDVLKDFFELRMKYYVLRKDWLVGMLGAESAKLTNQARFILEKIEGSLVIENKPKKELIRMLQQMGYDSDPVKAWKQAQEKNVEVTEEEEEEGAEEEDTSGPDYNYLLSMPLWYLTKEKKDELCKQRDAKMTELNTLKKKAPTGLWKEDLAAFSEELEIIEAKEKEAASSMPVVKKGAGKGKAMKVKQETLPTPQGRRVVPRITSSMKAEASRKADLKKGERKRGKKVKTEDVVVKMEFGEDAENEAPIEEIGLAARLGKKPRTQAKEKEASKTSRQSTLQFKPVDKKPKKNPWSDEESDANLSDSEMEAEEVVAPRERAQRKTKAAVKYSVSDSENEFDDWGKKDAPKRRAVISDDDDDSFVPEPMADSDVDSPAPPPKAPEPTKKMATGKMTIKQATTKSSSQSDDQFPEPKAGPVKCKTKVAAPKKAAAARKPAASKKAADVKQPSILDALSKSKITKNGIFDSSDSEREAKAPVPKAKPVLKRKQVVSDDSDSSSDDLLSRLKAKTTANKKTKNWDEDDSFHVSDQEAAALVAARDKPSRARKPVTYNQDSDEDF from the exons ATGGCGGAACCACTGAAG CAAACCTTTGAAAACAAGCCGGTGGAGAAGACGAAGAAAGATGCGAAGCGGATGTCAGTGGAGAGGATCTACCAGAAGAAGACGCAGTTGGAGCACATTTTGCTCCGACCGGACTCCTACGTTGGCTCCGTAGAGCCTGTCACCCAA CAAATGTGGGTGTACGATAAGGAGGATGGACTGAACTGCCGTGATGTGACGTTTGTGCCTGGGCTTTACAAGATTTTTGATGAGATCCTTG TAAATGCAGCTGACAATAAGCAGAGGGACAAGAGCATGTCCATCATCAAGATCAACATAGATGT TGAGAACAATACCATCAGTGTGTGGAATAATGGGAAGGGTATCCCTGTGGTGGAGCACAAAGTGGAGAAGGTCTATGTGCCTGCTCTCATCTTTGGACAGCTCCTCACCTCCAGTAACTACGATGATGACGAGAAGAAAGTCACTG GTGGACGCAATGGATATGGTGCTAAGCTTTGCAACATCTTTAGCACAAAGTTcactgtagagacttcctgtaaAGAGTCAAAGAAGACCTTCAAGCAG ACTTGGTACGACAACATGGGCAGGACAGGAGATTCCCACATCAAACCTTTTGATGGAGAGGAATACACTTGCATCACCTTCATGCCGGACCTCGCCAAGTTTAAAATGAGCACTCTGGACAAAGACACAGTGGCTCTGATGACCAGGAGGGCGTACGACATAGCTGGATCCTCCAAGGGCGTCCGTGTGTTTTTCAATGGCAAAAGGCTGCCA CTTACAGGTTTCCGTAACTACGTGGACATGTATGTGAAGGACCGGGTGGACGAGCTTGGCGCTGCCCTCATCGTGGTCCACGAGATTGTCAACGAGCGCTGGGAGGTCTGCCTCACCATGAGTGAGAAAGGTTTCCAGCAAGTCAGCTTTGTGAACAGTATCGCTACAACCAAG GGAGGGAGGCACGTTGACTATGTTGCTGACCAGCTGGTTAGCAAGCTCATTGAAGTggtgaagaaaaagaacaaagctGGGGTGGCCATCAAGCCTTTCCAG GTGAAGAACcacctgtgtctgtttgtcaatTGCCTGGTTGAGAACCCGTCCTTTGACTCTCAGACCAAAGAGAACATGACACTGCAGCAGAAGAACTTTGGGTCCACTTGTCCTCTCAGTGACAAGTTTATTAAACAG GCCACATCCTGTGGGATTGTAGAAAGTATCATGAACTGGGTGAAGTTCAAGGCCCAGACCCAGCTAAACAAGAAATGTTCAAGTGTTAAGCACTCAAAAATCAAAGGGGTGCCTAAACTGGATGATGCCAATAATGCAG GTGGGAAGGACTCCATCGGCTGCACGCTGATCCTTACTGAGGGAGACTCGGCCAAGACACTTGCTGTGTCTGGGCTGGGAGTGATCGGCAGGGACAACTATGGCGTCTTCCCTCTCAGAGGAAAAATGCTCAACGTCCGGGAGGCCACACTCAAGCAA ATCATGGAGAATGCAGAGATCAACAGCATCATTAAGATCATCGGCCTTCAGTACAAGAAGAACTACAGCAGCCCAGAATCCCTCAAGAGTCTGCGTTATGGCAAGATCATGATCATGACAGATCAG GATCAAGATGGCTCCCACATTAAGGGCCTTCTAATCAACTTCATCCACCATAACTGGCCGTCACTGCTGCGCCACAACTTCCTGGAGGagttcatcacccccatcatcAAG GCATCGCATAAGAAAACTCAGCTGTCTTTCTACAGTATCCCTGAATACCTTGCATGGAAGGAGAGCCAGCCCAACCACAAATCTTGGAGAACAAAATACTACAAAG GTTTGGGAACCAGCACATCGCAGGAAGCCAAGGAGTACTTCTCTGATATGCAGAGACACCGTATCCCATTCAAGTACTCTGGACCTGAAGATGATGAAGCTATCACCCTT GCCTTTAGCAAGAAGAAGGTGGACGAGCGTAAAGTGTGGCTGACCAACTTCATGGTCAACAGGCGTCAGCGCAGGGCTCACAACCTGCCAGAG GAGTACCTGTACAGTCAGTCCACCAAGTCCCTCTCGTACAACGACTTTGTCAACAAGGAGTTGGTACTTTTCTCCAACTCTGACAATGAGAGGTCCATCCCCTGCCTGGTGGACG GACTGAAACCAGGCCAGAGGAAGGTGCTGTTCTCTTGCTTCAAGAGGAATGACAAGCGGGAGGTGAAGGTCGCCCAGTTGGCTGGCTCAGTGGCTGAGATGTCAGCCTACCACCATGGAGAG GTCTCTCTGATGATGACCATTGTTGGTTTAGCCCAGAACTTTGTGGGAAGCAACAACTTGAACCTCCTGCAGCCTCAGGGTCAGTTCGGAACCAGATTGCATGGCGGCAAGGACTCTGCCAGCCCTCGATACATCTTCACCATGCTCAG CCCTTTGGCCCGCCTTCTTTTCCCCACTGTGGATGACAACCTGCTCAAGTACAACGTTGATGACAACCAGCGTGTGGAGCCGGAGTGGTACCTGCCCATCATCCCCACTGTGCTGGTGAACGGTGCCGAAGGTATCGGCACAGCCTGGGCCAGCAAGATCCCCAACTACGACGTACGAGAGATCGTCGGCAACATCCACCGTATGCTCAACGGCGATGAGCCTCTACCCATG CTTCCAAGCTACAAAGGCTTCAAAGGCACGATTGAGCAGGTGATGGACAACCAGTTCATCAACACTGGAGAGGTGGCCATCATTGATTCCACCACCATTGAGATCTCCGAGTTGCCTGTCAAAACCTGGACGCAG GTGTACAAGGAGAACGTGCTGGAGCCGATGCTGAATGGAACAGAGAAGGTCCCTCCTCTGATCACAGACTACAAGGAATACCACACCGACACCACTGTGCGATTTATCGTCAAGATGACAACAGAGAAGCTGAGTGAGGCAGAGGCTGCTGGCCTCCACAAAGTCTTCAAACTTCAACAAACCCTCACTTGCAATTCTATG GTTCTGTTTGACCATGCGGGCAGCCTGAATAAGTATGAGTCTGTGCAGGACGTTCTCAAGGACTTCTTTGAGTTGAGGATGAAGTACTATGTGCTGAGAAAGGATTGGTTGGTTGGCATGCTGGGGGCAGAGAGTGCCAAACTCACAAACCAGGCCCGGTTCATCTTGGAGAAAATCGAGGGCAGCTTGGTCATTG AGAACAAGCCAAAGAAGGAACTTATTCGCATGTTGCAGCAGATGGGCTACGACTCTGACCCAGTCAAGGCTTGGAAACAGGCCCAAGAGAAG AATGTGGAagtcacagaggaagaagaggaggaaggagcggaggaggaggacaccaGCGGGCCAGACTACAACTACCTGCTCAGCATGCCCTTGTGGTATTtgaccaaagaaaagaaagatgagcTGTGCAAACAGAGGGATGCTAAG ATGACGGAGCTCAACACCCTGAAGAAGAAGGCTCCAACAGGCCTGTGGAAGGAAGACCTGGCTGCTTTCTCTGAGGAACTGGAG ATAAttgaagcaaaagaaaaggaggCGGCCAGCAGCATGCCTGTCGTTAAAAAGGGGGCTGGAAAAGGCAAAGCGATGAAGGTGAAGCAGGAGACTCTGCCCACGCCACAAGGTCGTCGCGTTGTCCCGCGCATTACCAGCTCTATGAAAGCTGAAGCCAGCAGGAAGGCTGATCTTAAGAAAGGAGAACGCAAGAGGGGCAAAAAAGTCAAG ACTGAAGATGTCGTGGTGAAGATGGAGTTTGGAGAAGATGCCGAGAACGAGGCGCCGATTGAGGAGATTGGCTTGGCTGCACGACTGGGAAAGAAACCGAGAACCCAGGCAAAGGAAAAAG AAGCATCAAAGACCAGCAGGCAGAGCACTCTTCAGTTCAAGCCTGTTGACAAGAAGCCCAAAAAGAATCCGTGGTCGGATGAGGAGTCGGATGCCAATCTGTCCGACAGTGAaatggaggcagaggaagtggtGGCCCCCAGAGAGAGGGCTCAACGCAAAACTAAAG CTGCAGTGAAGTACAGTGTGTCCGACAGTGAAAATGAATTTGATGACTGGGGGAAGAAGGATGCTCCGAAGCGGAGAGCCGTTatcagtgatgatgatgatgacagctTTGTCCCGGAGCCCATGGCTGACAGCGACGTGGACTCACCTGCCCCACCTCCCAAAGCTCCAGAACCCAC GAAGAAAATGGCAACGGGCAAAATGACAATCAAACAAGCTACAACAAAGTCGAGCT CTCAGTCCGATGATCAGTTTCCTGAACCCAAGGCTGGTCCAGTTAAGTGTAAAACCAAGGTGGCTGCACCCaaaaaagctgctgctgccaggAAACCAGCTGCGTCTAAGAAGGCGGCAG ATGTGAAGCAGCCATCCATCCTAGATGCTCTTTCTAAGTCCAAAATCACTAAGAATGGCATATTCGACTCCAGTGACTCGGAGAGGGAAGCCAAGGCTCCAGTTCCAAAGGCAAAACCAGTTTTGAAGCGAAAACAGGTCGTCAGTGACGACTCAGACAGCAGCTCAGACGACCTCTTGTCACGCCTCAAGGCCAAAACCACTGCCAATAAG AAAACCAAGAACTGGGACGAGGACGACAGCTTTCATGTTTCAGACCAGGAGGCAGCAGCTCTCGTGGCGGCGCGAGACAAGCCCTCACGTGCACGGAAACCTGTAACCTACAACCAGGACTCGGATGAAGACTTTTAA